Within the Thermosynechococcaceae cyanobacterium Okahandja genome, the region ACAGGCAAGATTGACCCGGATGAGGTCACGGTGGTTTATATCACCGGCAATGGCCTAAAAACCCAAGAGGCTGTCCAAGATTATGTGGGCGAACCCCTGACCATTGAGCCGAAGCTCGCTAGCTTTGAGCGGGCATTAGAGCGCTCCCGCACCCTCGAGCGCCTCGACTGGCAACCCGTCCTCGTGTAGTTTTGCCAAGCTATTGTTCTGTTGATGTTATTCCCGAGAGGTCTATGGCTGTTACGGTTTTAATTCCTACTCCCCTACAAAAGTTGACCCGCGATCAGGCCACCCTTGAGTGTCAGGCGCAGTCTATTGCCGATCTGCTAGAAAAGCTCGAGCAAGACTGCCCCGGCATTAAAGGCCGTCTGTGTGATGACAACGGCCAATTGCGGCGATTTGTAAATTTTTATGTCAACAATGAAGACATTCGTTTCCTCAACGGCATTGAAACCCCCCTCAACGATGGGGATGAAGTGAGTATTATTCCGGCCATTGCTGGCGGTTAACTCAAGTGGGGTGCGGGGAGCTATCAGCACCTAGGGACGCTGAGGAATGGAAACTGCCTGTCGAGGGTCTGTGACCTAGATAAGTGGCGTGGGGCAGGAATGCCCAATCCTGAGGTTGGGAAGCCCGTGCTGTACCCCCTAGCCCCCGCACGCGGGGGTTGGAGGCAGCATCAGCCTCGGGAGAACGTCACTCGCAGCAGGTCACCACTTTAGCTAATCGGCGGGAAGCCCCGCGCTCTCCCGTTGGCGTAGCCTGCCCGAAGGGTTTAGGAAGCAAGCTACGATGCCCCCGTTGGCACAGCCTGTCCATAGGACAAAGTGGGCCTAGGACAATGCCTTCGGCACAGCGAAGCCGAGCGGCTCACTATAAAACGCGAAGGTCGAAAGGCTGGGGAAGCCCGCCCTCTGCGCGTTGGCGTAAGCCTGACGTAGGTACAGCGTGAGGGTCGGGAGCATGTCACGAGACTGCGAGGGAGGCGGTACTGCGGCGGCGGCGCACCCCTGTGGTGGCGGTGGGACTGCTCTCCACCTCAATGGGCTGTAACAGGAGTAAAACGGTGGCGTTGCCCTGTAGCTCGCGCCGCACCAGACGCACCAGTTCCCGCTCGAGATGGGCTTTCACCCCCGCCCAATCCACGTCGCCATTGCGAGCATACTCACTCCAGCGATCGCTGAGGGCTGTATCCACCGTTGCATGAACCCACGCCTGCCATGCGGGCGGCTCAATGGGGGTGACGACCCCCCGCAGGTGAACTTCAGGGGCTGCCTTGAGGGTGCCATCACTGCCCACAGCAACCGCCACGGTAATAATGCCCTCCTCGGCTAACTGTTGCCGCTCCTGTAATACATGGGCTTTCACCAAGCCACCCCGATCCATTAGCTCAATACCGGCGGGCACTTTATCTACCACCCGTAGGGAGTCACGGGTGAGTTCCACCACGTCACCGTTGTCAATAATCACCATATTTTCTGGGGGAATCCCCATACTCTGGGCGGTTTGGGAGTGCTTCACCAGCATCCGATGCTCACCGTGCACCGGCAAGAAGAACTTGGGCTTTGTCAGCGCCAGCATCAGTTTTTGATCCTCTTGGCAGGCATGACCGGAGACGTGAATGCCCTGCTCGCGGCCATAAATCACCTTAGCCCCCTGCATCATGAGGCGGTCAATCATGTTTACCACGGCAATGGTATTTCCCGGAATCGGATGAGCCGAGAGAATGACCGTATCCCCTTGGCGAATTTTAATTTTGTTGTGCTCCCCTTTAGAAATGCGGGTTAAGGCGGAGAGGGGTTCCCCTTGCGAGCCGGTGGTTAAGTACATCACCTGCTCATCGGGGTACTTGTGGATCATGTGCAGCGGCACAAAGAGGTTATCGGGGCAGCGAATATAGCCCAACTGGCGGGCATGGGCAATCACGTTTAGCATCGAGCGGCCCAAGACCGAAACCACCCGACCGTACTTTTGCGCCAGTTCCAAGGCCATGTTTAGGCGGTGGACCGAGGAGGCAAAGGTGGTAAAGATAATCCGACCCTCGGCTTGGCTAAAGGCGCGATCGAGGTTAGGAAACACCGATCGCTCCGAGGGGGTATGGCCAGGCACTTCTGAGTTTGTTGAATCGCTAATCAGGCAGAGCACCCCTTTTTCGCCGTGCTCGGCAAGACGTTGGATATCGAAGCACTCGCCGTCCACCGGCGTAAAGTCAAACTTAAAGTCGCCGGTGTGGATAATCACGCCAATGGGGGTGTGAATCGCAACGGAGAAGCTATCAGCAATGGAGTGGGTATTGCGGATGTACTCCACTAGAAAGTTTTTGCCGAGACGCACCATGTCACGGGGACGCACGGTACGAATTTCGGTGCGATCGGCAACCCCCGCCTCTTCCAGTTTGCCTTGTAGTAAGGCCATGGCAAGGCGCGGACCGT harbors:
- a CDS encoding MoaD/ThiS family protein, giving the protein MAVTVLIPTPLQKLTRDQATLECQAQSIADLLEKLEQDCPGIKGRLCDDNGQLRRFVNFYVNNEDIRFLNGIETPLNDGDEVSIIPAIAGG
- a CDS encoding ribonuclease J, translated to MSQSTTNAALKIIPLGGLHEIGKNTCVFEFNDEIILLDAGLAFPTDGMHGVNIVLPDMTYLRQNREKIKGMIVTHGHEDHIGGIAFHLKQFDIPVIYGPRLAMALLQGKLEEAGVADRTEIRTVRPRDMVRLGKNFLVEYIRNTHSIADSFSVAIHTPIGVIIHTGDFKFDFTPVDGECFDIQRLAEHGEKGVLCLISDSTNSEVPGHTPSERSVFPNLDRAFSQAEGRIIFTTFASSVHRLNMALELAQKYGRVVSVLGRSMLNVIAHARQLGYIRCPDNLFVPLHMIHKYPDEQVMYLTTGSQGEPLSALTRISKGEHNKIKIRQGDTVILSAHPIPGNTIAVVNMIDRLMMQGAKVIYGREQGIHVSGHACQEDQKLMLALTKPKFFLPVHGEHRMLVKHSQTAQSMGIPPENMVIIDNGDVVELTRDSLRVVDKVPAGIELMDRGGLVKAHVLQERQQLAEEGIITVAVAVGSDGTLKAAPEVHLRGVVTPIEPPAWQAWVHATVDTALSDRWSEYARNGDVDWAGVKAHLERELVRLVRRELQGNATVLLLLQPIEVESSPTATTGVRRRRSTASLAVS